From a region of the Thermus caldilimi genome:
- a CDS encoding sugar transferase — translation MRPIPQLDWERVEAVVADLHRLSPAALPLLGEAALRGIPILHAAPVYEGYTGRVLLEAPYAEALAAGGPRGFYPLFKRIWELGAVLLFSPLILLGLLLVGLLVYWDLGRPILFAQERVGLGGRPFRAYKFRTMKGAPRQGVYAGEEASRITPLGRILRRYRLDELPQLWNVVRGEMSLIGPRPEQKVLAEAYAREIPLYALRHAVRPGLTGWAQVHHGYAEGLEGAREKLSYDLYYIKHLSFWLDMRIVVRTLWVLLTGFGAK, via the coding sequence GTGAGGCCGATTCCCCAGCTGGACTGGGAGAGGGTGGAGGCGGTGGTGGCGGATCTTCACCGCCTCTCCCCTGCGGCCTTGCCCCTTTTGGGGGAGGCGGCCTTGAGGGGCATTCCCATCCTGCATGCGGCCCCGGTGTACGAGGGGTATACGGGAAGGGTTCTTTTGGAGGCTCCGTATGCGGAGGCGTTGGCGGCGGGTGGGCCTCGGGGGTTCTACCCCCTCTTCAAACGCATCTGGGAGCTTGGTGCGGTGTTGCTCTTTTCTCCCTTGATCCTCCTTGGCTTGCTCCTGGTGGGCCTCCTCGTCTATTGGGACTTGGGGCGCCCTATCCTTTTTGCCCAAGAACGCGTGGGGTTAGGGGGGAGGCCCTTTAGGGCCTACAAGTTCCGCACCATGAAAGGGGCACCGCGGCAAGGAGTGTATGCAGGGGAGGAGGCCAGCCGCATCACCCCTTTGGGGCGGATTTTGCGCAGATACCGCTTGGATGAGCTTCCCCAGCTTTGGAACGTCGTAAGGGGGGAGATGAGCCTCATTGGCCCACGGCCCGAGCAGAAGGTGTTGGCAGAGGCCTATGCCAGGGAAATCCCCCTCTATGCCCTACGCCATGCTGTTCGTCCTGGCCTTACCGGATGGGCTCAGGTACACCATGGGTACGCGGAGGGGTTGGAGGGGGCGAGGGAGAAGCTGAGCTATGACTTGTACTACATCAAACACCTCTCCTTTTGGCTTGATATGCGCATCGTGGTCCGCACCCTTTGGGTGCTCCTCACGGGCTTTGGGGCCAAGTAG
- a CDS encoding IS1634 family transposase, with translation MAETPDLHVYDLGHLGLVAGILDRIGLVSLVDRRVGPRPGEKVSTGVALKAAVLNALGFLSSPLYLFGHFWEGKPTEWLLGKGITPDLLNDDRMGRMLDSLYAVGVTELFLEVAKEAHRAFAFPVRALHVDTTSFHVHGRYEGTGEEEAIHLVRGYSRDHRPDLRQWVMGLVCADTGGIPLLFAPEDGNAADRKTLVDLVSRYREALDLGEVVVLDGAGYTRENLKALGSFPWILRVPATLREAKALLGEEFPEGAWVSLDPGYRGLEVERTYGGVRQRWVLVESAARGEEERGRLEERIGRAQREAEGVLRRLLARRFACDRDARRALEEASRGLAYHRRVYLGVREERRRGKVGRPRKGESPLGVGYRLWARVERDEGKVAKAKRGLGRFLLATNVLERERLPLGEVLERYKGQTRTVERGFRFLKDPMFFTGSTFLKRPERVMALGMVMALALLVYALGEWELRRRLEEEGEGVPDQKGKSTARPTLRWVFQLFFWLRLVVLEGRVAVLNLKPHHERVVRLLGVERYYLLE, from the coding sequence GTGGCAGAGACTCCCGACCTGCACGTGTACGACCTCGGCCACCTGGGCTTGGTGGCCGGCATCCTGGACCGCATCGGACTGGTATCCCTGGTGGACAGGCGGGTAGGTCCCCGCCCGGGGGAGAAGGTGAGCACGGGGGTTGCCCTGAAGGCCGCGGTCCTCAACGCCCTGGGCTTCCTCTCCTCCCCCCTTTACCTCTTCGGCCACTTCTGGGAGGGCAAGCCCACGGAGTGGCTCTTGGGGAAGGGCATCACCCCGGACCTCCTCAACGACGACCGCATGGGGCGGATGCTGGACAGCCTGTATGCGGTGGGGGTGACGGAGCTCTTCCTGGAGGTGGCCAAGGAGGCCCACCGGGCCTTTGCCTTCCCGGTGCGGGCCTTGCACGTGGACACCACCAGCTTCCACGTGCACGGGCGGTATGAGGGAACGGGGGAGGAGGAGGCTATCCACCTGGTGCGGGGGTACAGCCGGGACCACCGGCCGGACCTCAGGCAGTGGGTGATGGGCCTGGTGTGCGCGGACACGGGGGGCATCCCCCTGCTCTTTGCTCCTGAGGACGGGAACGCTGCGGACCGCAAGACCCTGGTGGACCTGGTGTCCCGGTACCGGGAGGCCTTGGACCTGGGGGAGGTGGTGGTCCTGGACGGGGCGGGCTACACCCGGGAGAACCTGAAGGCCCTGGGGTCTTTCCCTTGGATCCTGCGGGTGCCGGCCACGTTGCGGGAGGCCAAGGCCTTGCTTGGGGAGGAGTTTCCGGAGGGGGCGTGGGTTTCCCTGGACCCGGGGTACCGGGGGCTGGAGGTGGAGAGGACCTACGGGGGCGTACGGCAGCGGTGGGTGTTGGTGGAGAGCGCGGCGCGGGGGGAAGAGGAGAGGGGCAGGCTGGAGGAGCGGATAGGGCGGGCGCAAAGGGAGGCGGAAGGGGTCCTGCGGAGGCTTTTGGCGCGGCGGTTTGCCTGCGATAGGGATGCCCGGCGGGCTTTGGAGGAGGCGAGCCGGGGGCTGGCCTACCACCGCCGGGTGTACCTGGGGGTGCGGGAGGAGCGGCGGAGGGGAAAGGTGGGGCGCCCCCGGAAGGGGGAAAGCCCTTTGGGGGTGGGGTACCGCCTTTGGGCGCGGGTGGAGCGGGACGAGGGGAAGGTGGCGAAGGCGAAGCGGGGGCTGGGGAGGTTTCTCCTGGCCACCAACGTGCTGGAGCGGGAGAGGCTCCCTTTGGGGGAGGTGCTTGAGCGGTACAAGGGGCAGACGCGCACGGTGGAGCGGGGGTTCCGCTTTCTAAAAGACCCCATGTTCTTCACGGGGAGCACCTTTTTGAAGCGGCCGGAGCGGGTGATGGCTTTGGGGATGGTGATGGCCCTGGCGCTGCTGGTGTACGCCTTGGGGGAGTGGGAGCTGCGGCGGAGGCTTGAGGAGGAGGGGGAGGGGGTGCCGGACCAGAAGGGGAAGTCCACGGCGAGGCCCACCTTGCGGTGGGTGTTCCAGCTCTTTTTTTGGTTGCGTCTGGTGGTCCTGGAAGGACGGGTGGCGGTGCTGAACCTCAAGCCCCATCACGAGCGGGTGGTGCGCCTCTTGGGGGTGGAGCGATATTACCTCCTGGAGTGA
- the panC gene encoding pantoate--beta-alanine ligase yields MKVAHTVAELRQALPREGVGFVPTMGYLHRGHLALVERARRENPFVVVSIFVNPLQFGPGEDYHRYPRDLERDRALLEAAGVDLLFAPSVEEMYPRGFATRVSVEGPLTALWEGEVRPGHFQGVATVVARLFLLVRPERTYFGEKDYQQLLVIRRMVRDLGFSLEVVGVPTVREEDGLALSSRNVYLSPEERGKANLLYRALLAMREVARAGGSVAEALRAGEGVLAEVPEFRKDYLALVHPETLLPLSDWMPGARGIVAGRFPQVRLIDNLEVHP; encoded by the coding sequence GTGAAGGTGGCGCACACCGTGGCCGAGCTAAGGCAGGCCCTTCCCCGGGAAGGGGTGGGGTTTGTCCCCACCATGGGCTACCTCCACCGGGGGCACCTGGCCCTGGTGGAAAGGGCCCGAAGGGAGAACCCCTTTGTGGTAGTCTCCATCTTCGTGAATCCCCTGCAGTTTGGCCCGGGGGAGGACTACCACCGCTACCCCCGGGACCTGGAGCGGGACCGGGCCCTTTTGGAAGCGGCGGGGGTGGACCTCCTTTTTGCTCCCAGCGTGGAGGAGATGTACCCTAGGGGCTTTGCCACCCGGGTTTCCGTGGAGGGGCCCCTCACCGCCTTGTGGGAAGGGGAGGTGCGCCCCGGCCACTTCCAAGGGGTGGCCACGGTGGTGGCCCGCCTCTTCCTCCTCGTGCGCCCGGAGCGGACCTACTTCGGGGAGAAGGACTACCAGCAGCTTCTGGTGATCCGCAGGATGGTGCGGGACCTGGGGTTCTCCCTCGAGGTGGTGGGGGTACCCACGGTGCGGGAGGAGGACGGCCTGGCTCTTTCCAGCCGCAACGTCTACCTCTCCCCGGAGGAGCGCGGGAAGGCCAACCTCCTCTACCGGGCCCTTTTGGCCATGCGGGAGGTGGCCCGGGCGGGCGGGAGCGTGGCCGAGGCCCTGCGGGCCGGAGAGGGGGTTTTGGCCGAGGTGCCCGAGTTCCGCAAGGACTACCTGGCCCTGGTGCACCCGGAAACCCTCCTTCCCCTTTCCGACTGGATGCCGGGGGCCCGGGGGATCGTTGCCGGGCGTTTTCCCCAGGTGCGCCTCATCGACAACCTGGAGGTCCATCCATGA
- a CDS encoding Wzz/FepE/Etk N-terminal domain-containing protein, with amino-acid sequence MTEASTQELSLRDIVETLKRNRVWILSLPVIFGALALIYAFFIAEPRYASTATVNVAPVQVQAQLEQRIQVQGQNLLTFEGLRALAFSEEVTKEVWEALKREGKLPTAWQDQGGTPGLERMVKDFKIKNESARQQVAPQGQVPPVVASLTVEAPAPEVAARAANLWAEAVTKRVNRSLPSRLEESLRTLEEQVASAERVYREAQARWEAFQRGNTLEQDMAELYFLQGLAPSGQTLILLNSQLYGERLRLQRDLNDLEIELRVAKDVERPGLLARKSALQDRLAQVESRINLLKERVARAQVEQDRLSQALELAKNAYLALAQKKTDLQIELASSQNSLAQVIAPAYPVYEKVAPKRGLILALAVALGLMLGVMAAFVAEALRAPKPEAAG; translated from the coding sequence ATGACGGAGGCGTCTACCCAGGAGCTTTCCCTTAGGGACATTGTAGAAACCCTGAAGCGTAACCGGGTTTGGATTCTATCCTTACCCGTGATTTTTGGAGCGTTAGCCCTCATCTACGCCTTCTTCATCGCCGAGCCCCGCTACGCCTCCACCGCCACGGTGAACGTGGCCCCAGTGCAGGTGCAGGCCCAGCTGGAGCAGCGCATCCAGGTGCAGGGGCAAAACCTCCTCACCTTTGAGGGCCTAAGGGCTTTGGCCTTCTCCGAGGAGGTGACCAAAGAGGTGTGGGAGGCCCTGAAGCGGGAGGGCAAGCTCCCCACTGCCTGGCAGGACCAGGGGGGCACCCCAGGCCTAGAGCGGATGGTGAAGGACTTCAAGATCAAGAATGAGTCCGCCAGGCAGCAGGTGGCACCCCAGGGCCAGGTGCCCCCGGTGGTGGCCTCCCTCACGGTGGAGGCCCCCGCCCCCGAGGTGGCAGCCCGGGCGGCCAACCTTTGGGCGGAGGCGGTGACCAAGCGGGTGAACCGTAGCTTGCCTTCCAGGCTGGAAGAGAGTCTCCGGACTCTGGAAGAACAAGTCGCCTCAGCGGAAAGGGTTTATCGGGAGGCGCAGGCCCGTTGGGAGGCTTTTCAACGGGGGAATACCTTAGAACAAGACATGGCTGAGCTTTATTTCTTGCAGGGTTTAGCACCCTCTGGACAAACGTTAATTTTGCTGAATAGCCAGCTTTATGGGGAACGCTTGCGCCTTCAGAGAGATTTGAACGATCTTGAGATTGAGTTAAGGGTGGCAAAAGATGTGGAGCGGCCTGGGCTGCTTGCAAGAAAATCGGCCCTTCAAGATCGCCTTGCCCAGGTGGAAAGCCGGATCAATCTCCTCAAGGAGCGGGTGGCCCGGGCCCAGGTGGAGCAGGACCGGCTCAGCCAGGCCTTGGAGCTGGCCAAGAACGCCTACCTGGCCCTCGCCCAGAAGAAAACCGACCTGCAGATCGAGCTGGCGAGCTCCCAGAACTCCTTGGCCCAGGTCATCGCCCCGGCCTATCCGGTCTACGAAAAGGTGGCTCCCAAGCGGGGCCTCATCTTGGCCTTGGCGGTGGCCCTGGGGCTCATGCTGGGGGTGATGGCGGCCTTCGTGGCGGAAGCCCTGAGAGCGCCCAAGCCGGAGGCGGCGGGGTAG
- the obgE gene encoding GTPase ObgE gives MFRDVLTITVAAGRGGDGAVSFRREKFVPKGGPDGGDGGRGGSVYLRAKGSVDSLSELSKRTYRAEDGEHGKGSERHGRAGQDLYIEVPRGTRVFDADTGELLGDLTEEGQVLLVAKGGEGGRGNPHFVTPTRQAPRFAEAGEEGERRRLRLELMLIADVGLVGYPNAGKSSLLAATTRAHPKIAPYPFTTLSPHLGVVEVGGEEGERFTLADIPGIIEGASQGKGLGLEFLRHIARTRVLLYVLDAAEEPLKTFRTLRKEMEAYDPALLRRPGLIALNKVDLLTPKEVEERVAKLAQEGLPVLPVSALTGEGLAALKEALLSLVKATPAPELPRPAPRAFVEAGVEVVPLEEGVYEVRSPALERYLGRLKGDLSEAAGYLQEVFRRQGVEAALKAKGVRAGDIVRIAGREFEYIPG, from the coding sequence ATGTTCCGGGATGTCCTGACGATCACCGTCGCCGCCGGAAGGGGTGGCGACGGTGCCGTTTCCTTCCGGCGGGAGAAGTTCGTGCCCAAGGGGGGCCCGGACGGAGGGGATGGGGGGCGGGGGGGGAGCGTCTACCTCCGGGCCAAGGGGAGCGTGGACTCCCTTTCCGAGCTTTCCAAGCGCACCTATAGGGCCGAGGACGGGGAGCACGGCAAGGGAAGCGAGCGGCACGGACGGGCCGGGCAAGACCTTTACATAGAGGTGCCCCGGGGAACCCGGGTCTTCGATGCGGACACCGGAGAGCTTCTTGGGGACCTCACGGAGGAGGGCCAGGTCCTCCTGGTGGCCAAGGGGGGGGAGGGAGGCCGGGGGAACCCGCACTTCGTCACCCCTACCCGCCAGGCCCCCCGCTTTGCGGAGGCGGGGGAAGAAGGAGAGAGGCGCCGTTTGCGGCTGGAGCTCATGCTCATCGCCGACGTGGGTCTGGTGGGCTACCCCAACGCGGGCAAGTCCAGCCTTCTCGCCGCCACCACCCGGGCCCATCCCAAGATCGCCCCTTACCCCTTCACCACCCTCTCCCCCCACCTGGGGGTGGTGGAGGTGGGGGGAGAGGAGGGGGAGCGCTTCACCCTGGCGGATATCCCCGGGATCATCGAGGGGGCCAGCCAGGGGAAGGGCCTGGGCCTGGAGTTCTTGCGCCACATCGCCCGCACCCGGGTGTTGCTCTACGTTCTGGACGCCGCCGAGGAGCCCTTAAAAACCTTCCGCACCCTGCGCAAGGAAATGGAGGCCTACGACCCCGCCCTCCTCAGGCGGCCCGGCCTCATCGCCCTGAACAAGGTGGACCTCCTCACCCCCAAGGAGGTGGAGGAGCGGGTGGCGAAGCTGGCCCAGGAGGGGCTTCCCGTCCTCCCGGTGAGTGCCCTCACGGGGGAGGGTTTGGCGGCGCTGAAGGAAGCCCTTTTGAGTCTGGTGAAGGCCACCCCGGCTCCCGAGCTTCCCAGGCCGGCCCCCAGGGCTTTTGTGGAGGCCGGGGTGGAGGTGGTGCCCTTGGAGGAGGGGGTGTACGAGGTGCGCTCCCCCGCCTTGGAGCGGTACCTGGGTCGGCTCAAGGGGGATCTTTCCGAGGCGGCGGGTTACCTGCAGGAGGTCTTTCGGCGCCAGGGGGTGGAGGCGGCCCTTAAGGCCAAGGGGGTGCGGGCGGGGGATATCGTGCGGATTGCGGGGCGGGAGTTTGAGTACATCCCGGGGTAA
- the yqeK gene encoding bis(5'-nucleosyl)-tetraphosphatase (symmetrical) YqeK → MNGTDSTAELEERVKALVRLERWAHIQRVAALAREIALKNGLDGERAYLAGLLHDAARDLGEEELLRLAPPENEVERAHPLSLHGRAARVLAEAWGVKDEEVLEAVEGHVYGVDPQNGLGMALYIADISEPGRGVNGEIRELALSGRLLEAYRLAVGNKVAYLTAKGIPLHPKTLAVYRRLQDAP, encoded by the coding sequence TTGAACGGCACGGACTCTACCGCTGAGCTGGAGGAGAGGGTAAAGGCCCTGGTCCGACTGGAAAGGTGGGCGCACATCCAGAGGGTGGCGGCCCTGGCCCGGGAGATCGCCCTTAAAAACGGTCTGGATGGGGAGCGGGCTTACCTGGCGGGGCTTCTCCACGACGCCGCCCGGGACCTGGGGGAGGAGGAGCTCCTTAGGCTGGCCCCCCCGGAGAACGAGGTGGAAAGGGCCCATCCCCTTTCCCTCCACGGCCGGGCGGCCCGGGTTTTGGCCGAGGCCTGGGGGGTAAAGGACGAGGAGGTTCTGGAGGCGGTGGAGGGGCACGTGTACGGGGTGGACCCCCAAAACGGCCTGGGCATGGCCCTCTACATCGCCGACATCTCCGAGCCCGGCCGGGGGGTGAACGGGGAGATCCGGGAGCTGGCCCTTTCGGGGAGGCTCCTCGAGGCGTACCGGCTGGCGGTGGGGAACAAGGTGGCCTACCTCACCGCCAAGGGCATCCCCCTGCACCCCAAGACCCTGGCCGTGTACCGCCGTTTGCAGGATGCGCCCTAG
- the rplU gene encoding 50S ribosomal protein L21: protein MFAIVKTGGKQYRVEPGLRLRVEKLEAEPGSEVTLPVLLLGGEKAAVGAPVVEGAKVVAEVLGHGKGKKVTISRFKAKVQYRRKKGHRQPYTEILIKEIQG, encoded by the coding sequence ATGTTCGCGATCGTCAAGACCGGCGGCAAGCAGTACCGGGTGGAGCCCGGGCTGAGGCTTCGGGTGGAGAAGCTCGAGGCCGAGCCCGGAAGCGAGGTCACGCTTCCCGTCCTCCTCCTGGGGGGCGAGAAGGCGGCGGTGGGGGCTCCCGTGGTGGAGGGGGCCAAGGTGGTGGCCGAGGTCCTGGGCCACGGCAAGGGCAAGAAGGTGACCATCTCCCGCTTCAAGGCCAAGGTGCAGTACCGCAGGAAGAAGGGGCACCGCCAGCCCTACACGGAGATCCTCATCAAGGAGATCCAGGGGTGA
- the nadD gene encoding nicotinate-nucleotide adenylyltransferase: protein MRIGLFGGSFDPIHLGHLLAAAEARAALGLDLVLFVVAARPPHKTPVAPAEARYEMVLLATAEEKGFWASRLELDRPGPSYTVDTLREARRLFPEDELFFITGADAYRDILTWKEGGRLPELATLVAVARPGYPLEGMPVPVVPLLVPEVGISSTEIRRRIRQGESIRFWVPRPVEVYLERHGLYR from the coding sequence TTGCGCATAGGCCTTTTTGGCGGGAGCTTTGATCCCATCCACCTGGGGCACCTTTTGGCGGCGGCGGAGGCCCGGGCGGCCTTGGGGCTGGACCTGGTCCTCTTCGTGGTGGCGGCCCGCCCCCCCCACAAGACCCCGGTGGCCCCGGCGGAGGCCCGCTACGAGATGGTCCTCCTGGCCACGGCGGAGGAAAAGGGGTTTTGGGCCTCGAGGCTGGAGCTGGACCGGCCGGGCCCAAGCTACACCGTGGACACCCTAAGGGAGGCCAGGAGGCTTTTCCCGGAGGATGAGCTCTTCTTCATTACCGGGGCCGATGCCTACCGGGATATCCTCACCTGGAAGGAGGGGGGGAGGCTTCCCGAGCTGGCCACCCTGGTGGCGGTGGCCCGGCCCGGCTACCCCCTCGAGGGGATGCCGGTGCCCGTGGTGCCTTTGCTGGTGCCCGAGGTGGGGATATCCAGCACGGAGATCCGGAGGCGGATCCGGCAAGGAGAGAGCATCCGCTTTTGGGTGCCCAGGCCCGTGGAGGTGTACCTTGAACGGCACGGACTCTACCGCTGA
- a CDS encoding type IV pilus twitching motility protein PilT → MSEASASEGKQSLLEMLKAMVQARASDIHLQAGAPPVIRVDGKLRPFGNRPLTPKDTEAIAKVLLTPEQLEELEYRKEMDFAYTIPGVARFRCNLMRQRGSFGLVMRVVAEVIPSFEALGLPREVMEGLAGKERGLILVTGPTGSGKSTTLAALIDHINLHYAKNIITIEDPIEFLHRHKKSLVVQREVGLDTDSFYSGVKYAMRQDPDVILIGEMRDKETVEAALMAAQTGHLVLSTLHTLDAWRTINRIIEFFPLHEHQQVRILLAESLLGILSQRLLPRADGAGRVLALEVLIATPYVRELIKDEDKTPQIKEAMMEGSIHGMRTFDQHLVELYTGGLISLEDALSSATSPHEFRLLLTKATGQAY, encoded by the coding sequence ATGAGCGAGGCGTCTGCGTCCGAGGGCAAGCAGAGCCTTTTGGAGATGCTCAAGGCCATGGTGCAGGCCCGGGCCTCGGACATCCACCTGCAGGCGGGGGCCCCGCCCGTGATCCGGGTGGACGGAAAGCTCCGCCCCTTCGGCAACCGCCCCCTCACCCCCAAGGACACCGAGGCCATCGCCAAGGTCCTCCTCACCCCGGAGCAGCTGGAGGAGCTGGAGTACCGCAAGGAGATGGACTTCGCCTACACCATCCCCGGGGTGGCCCGCTTCCGCTGCAACCTTATGCGGCAAAGGGGGAGCTTCGGCCTGGTCATGCGGGTGGTGGCGGAGGTCATTCCCAGCTTTGAGGCCCTGGGCCTTCCCCGGGAGGTGATGGAGGGGCTGGCGGGTAAGGAGCGGGGCCTGATCCTGGTCACCGGGCCCACGGGGAGCGGCAAGAGCACCACCCTGGCGGCCCTCATCGACCACATCAACCTGCACTACGCCAAGAACATCATCACCATCGAGGACCCCATCGAGTTCCTGCACCGGCACAAGAAGAGCCTGGTGGTGCAGCGGGAGGTGGGGCTGGACACGGATAGCTTCTACTCCGGGGTCAAGTACGCCATGCGCCAGGACCCGGACGTGATCCTCATCGGGGAGATGCGGGACAAGGAGACGGTGGAGGCCGCCCTCATGGCCGCCCAGACCGGGCACCTGGTCCTCTCCACCCTGCACACCCTGGACGCCTGGCGCACCATCAACCGCATCATCGAGTTCTTCCCCCTGCACGAGCACCAGCAGGTGCGCATCCTCCTGGCGGAGTCCTTGCTTGGCATCCTTTCCCAGCGCCTTCTTCCCCGGGCGGACGGGGCGGGGCGGGTCTTGGCCCTCGAGGTCCTCATCGCCACCCCCTACGTGCGGGAGCTCATCAAGGACGAGGACAAGACCCCCCAGATCAAGGAGGCCATGATGGAGGGCTCCATCCACGGCATGCGCACCTTCGACCAGCACCTGGTGGAGCTCTACACCGGGGGGCTCATCTCCCTGGAGGACGCCCTTTCCTCCGCCACCAGCCCCCACGAGTTCCGCCTCCTCCTCACCAAGGCCACGGGCCAGGCCTACTGA
- the rpmA gene encoding 50S ribosomal protein L27, producing MAHKKGLGSTKNGRDSQAKRLGVKRYGGQVVKAGNILVRQRGTQFKPGKNVGMGRDFTLFALVDGVVEFQDKGRLGRYVHVRPLA from the coding sequence ATGGCACATAAAAAGGGTTTGGGTTCCACCAAGAACGGCCGCGACTCCCAGGCCAAGCGCCTCGGGGTCAAGCGCTACGGGGGCCAGGTGGTGAAGGCCGGGAACATCCTGGTCCGCCAGCGGGGCACCCAGTTCAAGCCCGGGAAGAACGTGGGCATGGGCCGGGACTTTACCCTCTTCGCCCTGGTGGACGGGGTGGTGGAGTTCCAGGACAAGGGGCGGCTAGGCCGCTACGTGCACGTGCGTCCCTTGGCGTAG
- the rsfS gene encoding ribosome silencing factor produces MVKTLEAVELVARIKDLLWEKKAERVVALDLRAVSESLDYFVLASATSTPHLQALERHLQEKLEAEGLRPRPTEGQSPRWVVLDYGEVVVHLMTPEAREYYDLEGFWADAERV; encoded by the coding sequence ATGGTAAAGACCCTCGAGGCAGTGGAGTTGGTAGCGAGGATCAAGGATCTCCTTTGGGAAAAGAAAGCGGAAAGGGTGGTGGCCCTGGACCTCCGGGCGGTGTCCGAGAGCCTGGATTACTTCGTTCTGGCCAGTGCCACCAGCACCCCCCACCTCCAGGCCCTGGAGCGCCACCTCCAGGAGAAGCTGGAGGCGGAGGGGCTTCGCCCCAGGCCCACGGAGGGGCAGAGCCCCCGCTGGGTGGTCCTGGACTATGGGGAGGTGGTGGTCCACCTCATGACCCCCGAGGCCCGGGAGTATTACGACCTGGAAGGGTTCTGGGCCGACGCGGAGCGGGTGTAG
- a CDS encoding glycosyltransferase family 4 protein encodes MAELHLGVGVEGNDFLVRKARELGVEVHPLRHMVQPIRPDRDALAFHEVVSLVRRLRPNLLHAHSSKAGFLGRLAARAVGVKSVFTAHGWAFTEGVSPGRRVLALTLERVAGRATDMVIAVSDRDRELALRYRVVPPERIQVIWNGVPDSPLRADPAREPPRVVMVARFAPPKDHALLLRALSDLRHLPWALDLVGDGPLLPQVQKLAQELGLGERVRFWGSRPDVDRLLAEAQIFVLASHWEGLPLSVLEGMRAGLPVVASDVGGVREAVVHGETGFLVERGSRNQLKARLEALFSDPALRVRMGSAGRARYEAHFRLEKMLERTWRVYVQVLGHGGDL; translated from the coding sequence ATGGCGGAGCTGCACCTGGGTGTGGGGGTAGAAGGGAATGATTTTTTGGTACGGAAGGCCCGGGAGCTTGGGGTGGAGGTGCATCCCTTGCGGCACATGGTGCAGCCCATACGGCCCGATAGGGACGCACTGGCCTTCCACGAGGTGGTGAGCCTGGTTCGCCGCCTACGTCCCAACCTCCTCCACGCCCACTCCTCCAAGGCGGGGTTCCTGGGCCGGCTAGCCGCGCGGGCGGTGGGCGTGAAAAGCGTGTTTACTGCCCACGGCTGGGCTTTTACCGAGGGGGTGAGCCCTGGGCGGAGGGTGCTGGCCCTTACCCTAGAGAGGGTGGCCGGGAGGGCAACAGACATGGTGATCGCCGTATCCGATCGGGACCGCGAGCTGGCTCTGAGGTACCGGGTGGTGCCCCCGGAGCGGATCCAGGTTATCTGGAATGGGGTACCGGACTCGCCCTTAAGGGCGGACCCTGCCCGCGAGCCCCCAAGGGTGGTGATGGTGGCCCGTTTTGCTCCCCCAAAGGACCACGCCCTGCTCCTTCGGGCCCTTTCTGATCTTCGGCACCTGCCCTGGGCCTTGGACCTGGTGGGGGATGGGCCGCTTCTTCCCCAGGTGCAGAAGCTTGCCCAGGAGCTGGGTCTTGGCGAAAGGGTGCGGTTTTGGGGTAGCCGGCCGGATGTGGACCGCTTGCTCGCCGAGGCGCAGATCTTCGTGCTGGCCTCCCATTGGGAGGGGCTACCCCTTTCGGTCCTCGAGGGCATGCGGGCTGGGCTTCCCGTGGTGGCCTCGGACGTGGGGGGGGTTCGGGAAGCGGTGGTGCACGGCGAAACGGGTTTCTTGGTGGAGCGGGGTAGCCGGAACCAGCTTAAGGCACGGCTGGAAGCCTTGTTCTCCGACCCAGCCTTGCGGGTGCGTATGGGGTCCGCAGGCCGGGCCCGCTACGAGGCCCATTTCCGCTTGGAGAAGATGCTGGAGCGCACCTGGAGGGTCTACGTTCAGGTGTTGGGGCATGGTGGGGATCTTTGA